The Xylocopa sonorina isolate GNS202 chromosome 17, iyXylSono1_principal, whole genome shotgun sequence DNA segment TCCGTTACACGGAAGATCTCGTTAATCACTCGTTATATAATTAAGAGCATCGACGAGGAAGCTGGATCATCGAGCCTCGAGTTACTTTTAATTGACCAACCAGGCGTGCTTTATTATTTTCACGAAGGAAAATCGCGCGTTATCTGAGAATAGCAGCGGTGGGCGTTTGTCACAATTGTCTTATCTCGTCGCGAGCTCCTCGGAAATTGTTCCCTTTTAGACCGGAAACTCGACATCCTCCTCGACAGGAAAAAAAATCCGTCGCTATCGGGTCGTTCGATGTAATTTTATCGAACGACCTCGCGCGTGTGCTCGCGCGCACACGTCTGCCCAAAACTTTCGCGCGATCGTAACCcgtgatgtttcatggtaatgatcGTAAAGAAAAGGGGAGAAAAAGAAACGGGAAAACAGGAACTCCGTGTATGTACGTGCACGTACGTTTCGCGCGACGTGTAATCGTGTTCGACCTAGAAGCGCCATTTCGCAGCTGGAATCCAGTGGGCCACGGGTGCGGTACTCGGTGGTCTCGAATTTCTGCAGTATCGTGGCACACGATATCTAAATCAATTTCAGAGCGATCAGCAGGAAACGGTTCCCACGTGGAGGAGCGAATATCCGCGGACAGTAACAACGCGTTCTTTCAACGAGTTCCGCGAGCTTTTCGAGAGGGGTGCACTTTTATCGCCAACGAGAGATACCACGTCTATGGTAGCAGAGGACAacgatttcttctttttctaccGTACTCAGTTATCGTACTAAAATACATGTTCGTATTTCTACATTTTACAATACAAATTCATATTTCTACGGTCTTGATTAAGGGCTCGTTTCGACTAAGAGAAATTTTCGATAGATCTTGTATACCTTTAGATATTTCGCGTACATTTTATACCTGTTTGTATTCTTAAACCTTCTACAAACGCGTAAATATCAGTGGTCTAATTCTAATAAACCATAACGTACAGAAGGATCAAGATATCAAGGGGAAGAGTAAATAATGAGATTAACGGCTCCATTATCGAGCACTCCTAATCTTGATACGTCTGTACGCGTACACACATACGTATCGAGTGCTCTAAATCTTAGCTTTGAAGAGGAATTACAGCGCGAGAGGGAATTGTAGAATCTATCCGTGATATCTGTGTACGTGCTTCGTGGGCGAACAAGAAAAATCCGCAGACTGTAAGGCCATATTGCTGACTCAAACTGGTATTACAGATTCGAGATCCATTAAATATCACGATACTCAAATCGTTCAGTTTTACGAATTCGAAGGGTTCTCTTTATTTACTACTACCATACGCGTTTCGAAAATTCTCTCGTTGGAAGCCAGCATCAGTGTCGTTCACTTGTAATCCCAATTTCTATGGCTCTTCGTCACTGTGGAGCCTCGACGAGATGGAAAAGTACGGTCACGAGGGAAGCTGGCGGTAATACGGCATTACTTGAAACTTGGACTGTCGACGATTACGCGTTTTCGTGGGCGCTGATCAGAGGAACGATAAAAACATGGCCGTGCCGCCATTCCTACACTCGCCTTCGTGGCTCGTAAACCGTTGGTCCACGTCCGTTGCTCGCGACACAGTTGGAGCTCTCGTTTTATCGTCCCGTACTCGTGGCATCTCGAAACGCGTTCTGAAATATCAGCTGATCTCTTCGAGAGCGTTTTCAAGAACCTGGCAGTCGTAAGTGCGAACGGAATTCGCAAGCTGAGGGCCACGAACAGGTGAAATCCGCGCGACCGTACTCGAACGTTTAAATTGCGACGTTTTAGCATCATGCGATATGCAAGATGCACGACAGCTCTAGggttgatgcgatttcgcggaaaAGATCTCCGAGAAGTATCTGCGATACGTCTCTCTTCAAGGAATTCAAGCCTCCCGTGTCGAATGTCTCGCGATGCACCGCTTTATTTATTAAAACGCGGACGAGGGGGATAGGACGGGGATGGTAATTGGAACCTTTAACGTTTAATTAGCCAGGAACGGTGGAGAATTGATTTCACGCGAATTGGGACGCGATTTCATTTAAACTTCTCGAGTTGAAAGTTTTTTTTCGAAACGGAACAAGGCTGGATCGTATAACGCGCGTAATGATAGGGTTGTTTAGCGGTTCTTGGAAACTTGATGGCACAAACGTAATCAAACTGAACGAGCCTTACGCGTAAACCAAACAAGCTATACTTAGCGCGTTAGCTCTCGACGATGTCAGAGGAACGTGTTTTAATTTCCAGTTATAAATATAAACTCGCGCAAAAAGGCCGCGTTACCGTTTCAAACGCGTTTCGCTAGCTTTCATCTCTCATTTTATTCACCATCCTCAATAATCTAACGATACGTGTGCATTGGCAGTCGCGATAAAACGAAACATAATATTTGACAAACCATTCACCGATCTCTGCGAGTCAGAAGTTATCGCGATTCGCGACGATCAAAGCGTTCACAGACTCGCGACGAATCCAGAAATCAGTTCGACATCCTTCGAACAGCAGACGTGGGCGTTTCATGGCTGGCTGATGAGTTCAGCTCGACCTTCGTTTCCCGCCGTCaattcgaagcaataaagaacaAACGCATAAATAGGTTTTGTCATCCGCGCATTGGTCGAGCGGCAGAGTCGCACGGGCGTGCAAGAAAAGTCGGGGAAGCGAATTGCGTGCGTGCGCGGCTGTCACGTACATTTGTAAAGAATCGTGATTTCCAAGTATCTGGGTTATCGCTTCGTTGCTCCTATTAAGGCCTCAGAGATTTATCGCCGGCCATGTTGACCCGAGGCGGGATCGCTCGTCCGTGCGCGTCGCGTTACGGGGTACAGTTCTTTTTAAATTAAACCGTGATTACGTCGTAGATCCTCGGGGAACGATATTCAATTGGTCGAATCGCGCTCGAATCGTAATAAATACTCTCTGATCGTCGAGGAGGAAGGTGCACGCGAACGCTCGGAGGCGAGCTGCTAACGGAAACACACCGATCCGCTCGGGAACGCGTTCAAAGGCGATAAAAGACGGGAGAGAAAACGCCTGCCGTATGCACTTTGAGCTTACACGCACGTGTCTAACGATCGATTGCTTGTCGCAGAGATCGCAATGCGGACGAAACTGCAGCTCCTTTTATTCGCGTTGCTGTTGGCGGCTCTTTTGGTAGACGCTTCCGCTCAGGTGAGTTGGCTGGAAAAATAAACGCGTCATTATACTTGCAAACGAAAATTACGATTAGATCACTCGGGAGAATATTTTAACCGACCGTGTAAAAGTTGAGCAAGTACGCGTAGCGATTTAAATGAATTAAAGTCTGACGCTTCTCTGTGTCTTCTTATATCTCTTTGTAATGATTATACAGTCGCTTTTCGTTATTTGCTAATATTATATCGGTTTTGCTTAAGATAGATAGAAAGCTAGTACTTGTTGACGAAAACTGTGGGAGCAGTCGTGTATGGATTTTAGTAATTATCGATTTTCAGCGACGAAGAAAACATCGTCGCCGCACGACCACGACGGAAGCCACCGTTCAAGATGAGGTCATGAACATGCTCGAGGCTGATGAAATAGCCGAGAAGTCAGCGCAGGATGCTGAGGTCACCGTCAAAGATGGCATGAACGAGGTTGGATCGAAGCGTCAGAGTTTGCTCCGTATGGACCCGTGCATAGACAAACACTGTAGCGCAGGAcgagtatgcaaggttcgtccAAAGACAACGGAACGGTTTCTTATCGCAAAGATGCTCCTATCTGTACATGAGTCAGCTTTAGACACACAGAACTCAGCgactgattaaaaaaaaaaaaacaagaaacaaAAAATAGAAGAGGTTGCTTCGACTTTTACGAGCAATAAACTTCTCGATAAACATTTAAAACCCTTTTCGCTGGAGCTCTGCGGTGTGTTCTGTATCCGTTGGAAACACCGAGAGCTGTTATTAACCCCAGCTTCCGCATCGAATTTCGCTGAAATTACTACGGATTCGTTGGTTACAGCCGATATGATTGTTTTAGGTCAACGACGAAGATATCGCTGAATGCGTTTGCGTGGAGGTGTGCGACCAAGAGGTCGATCCCAGGCGAAAAGTTTGCAACAATTACAACGAAACTTTTGGAAGCGACTGCGAGGTCTACCAGGCGCGTTGTTTCTGCGACACTGGTGACAGTAGGTGCAGAGGCTCCGATTACAAACACGTTCACATCGAGTACTATGGCGAATGCAAACAGATGCCTGTAAGTACTTAACTGTGTACCATCGACGAATTCTGGTGCAAGTAACGGAGACGAACGATTCGCGTTGCTCGCGTTACGTCCGTTTAATCGAAGATCGCGCTGGGAACCAGTTATCCTTTTCCATCCCTGCACAATTCTCACATAATTCACGAGCGAAACGTTTGTTGGTTATCACCGGCTGATAGAACGAGAGACTTATTCACGACCAGAGGCGTATATCTTATCTTTTGCGTATTATTGTTTCACCGTAGGGAATGATTTCATTGTAATTCTATATTTATGCTTGCGTTTTTCAACCGCGACACAGTTGCATTACTTAACGGTATAATCAGCCGAGGATGCACGTACACGTGTTTACAGGCATTCACGAGATTGGACTTGATTACGTGTCAAGTATTATCGAAGACAGATGGAAGTTAAAAACGCGTGACGTGCTGTTACAATTTTATGTACACTGTAGAGTTAGAAATCAATTGTGATTTTGTAGATGTGCAAAGAGGAAGACATGGCTGACTTCCCAAGGCGTATGCGTGATTGGCTGTTCAACATCATGAGAGACCTTGCCGACCGTCAAGAGTTGCCGTCTCATTACTTGAAGATGCAACGGGAAGCGGAAACGAACCATACGCTGCGCTGGACGAACGCCGCCATTTGGAAATGGTGCGACCTGGACGGTAATCCCCATGACAGGGCTGTTTCCAGACACGAACTTTTCCCCATTAGAGCACCGTTGATGGCCCTCGAGCACTGCATCGCGCCGTTCCTCGACTCCTGCGATCTTAACAACGACCACAAAATTACCCTCATCGAGTGGGGCAAGTGTTTAGAACTGAACGAGgtaacgttcccagatatctataAATTAATAACACGCTTTTGCACCGTTAGCTTCAACAAACGGAAACCTTTCGACAGAATGATCAGCTTCAGGTAACGAGTAGTTATTTTAAACGGTGAATAATTATGATTTATTAATTGTCGATCAATAAACAACTTGATACGCGCACCAGTGATAGACGAGGACGTGTTCCATTTTTAAATGGAAGCTGTAATTACAATTGCTAAGTGGAATAGAGCAGCTGACTTCCTTCGCTTGGAAATATTTACATATTAGAGTACTATAAATTAATATGCAACGAGAGATTGATTAATTATTGCGCTAAAATTTCACTTCACTTCTCTGCGATCTGTATCGGTAACTGAAgtaatagaattgagaagcatgCATTAATTATTGAAGCGAGCCGGCATGTATTCTAAAAGTAGCAATGATATTATTTCGCGTTAGAGAGATCACTCGAAAGTCTATAACGCTGCTATTTATACTAACCATCCACCAAAATATCTGAAGCCATTATAGAACAGTTGAGATGATATTGATTCCAACAATCGTAGGAGGATTTGGACGATAAATGCGACGAGCTGGCCGAAACGGCGAACTCCGACCAATAACCACGATAGATTCCAATGATAGGCGGAAGTGGTCACGACTGGACAAACAAACGAGAGggagaaaaaacaaaaaagagagagaaaaggggggaaaaaagaagagaagcgTGCAAACATTCTACGCACAGTAGTGGCGAAAGGGCGAGGAATGAGAAAAATGGCGGGAAAAGTTGCAAGTAAATTGCTACACTCGGCAACGCGCATGTCTGCGCAGAGGCTCGTCGATATTGCAATCCATCCGTGATGGTCGTGCCAACCGCAGTTTCAGACAGTGCTCTCTAATAATGTAAAGATGTGTACGTTAGGAACTACTCGCGTTTATTCTTCCTTAAATCATTTTTTTAACAACTTGGGAACCGTTTATTGTCATACAATGGTTTAAATAGAAACGTGATACACCTGCTCGATTTCCTCTCCCTGTAGTATAATCGTAATATTATCCTCGTAGCAACAACGTACGTATTTTCTatctatatacgtatatatatatacacacacatatatatatatacatacttttTGAATAAATTTATTATGTCACTGCCTTTCTGTCAATAAAGAGTGATAAGTCTCTTTCATCTGTGTAATGCTGATTCATTACATGCTTTTACGGTGTCGTCTGTTAGATTCAAATGGAACACATGTTGCTTTGTATTTTCTTTCTTCCAGGAATAATTTTGCTCGTACGTTTGTCGAATAACGAGAAAATCAAAGTATTAACTTTATTCTGTGTTATTCGTTCGCGTGGAAACTCGCGTTCGTTGTGTTCTATTTTATACACGATtgtatttaattaaataatatcgCATAATGCTTTCAATTTAACTAGAGAAGTATGAACATGTATCATATGTTTATTAAAGTTTTAGTTCAGAATTCAATTTTCCAACCACGCTGTTCCTGATTCCGTTTTGTTGTTCTTACAGTAACGTGTGAAAATGGAACGAACCATTGACATAATTCAAAGTTCATTGATGCCGCGTCGTCAGCATTTTATAATTACTTTTTAATTCGAAAGCGGTAATATCTTTACGTAAGATGTTCTTGCATGTAAATGTGGTCAAAAATTATTTACATACTATATTATTGTTACATTCAACGCGTGGTCCATTTCATTAAAAAATGAATGCCACATTTGAAAAGTATAACATTCGCATAAAACAGGCATCGTTTTACTTAACGATACAATTTCATTCTCTTATTTTTTTCATTACCAAAACGTTTCTCCTTCAAGTAAACGAAAATTTGAATGTCTCAAGAGTCCTGTGCTGTAAGAAAAACAATTGAAAAGGACATACTCTCGATACGCGAAGGCACGATAGATACCGTGGAGAGACACGAAATTAAAACTAAGTGGCCGTTACGTCTGAAATTATGATAGAGCTTGGGAAGTGTTCGATAAGTTGGAAATAAACGGTAAGTGGCCAATGTGAATAATAACGCAGTGTACCTTAGACGGTATGGAAAATTACCCGGAGTACGCGAACCGATGTTCAAGTAACGCGAGATAGAAACGTAACCCTTGGAACATTTCTCTAGTATCGAGTGAACGCCAATAGATGGCGGTGAAGGGATTTCATTGAGCCCCTATAATTGGTGTGTTGTAGTCACGTGGGACGATCGCGGTACACGCCGACAGCGCCAAGTGTATTTGGCGGGACCGCGCTTAGACGGCGTCGTCTGTGCTTCTGGCAAGTCTGTCGTGTAGTGAACCGCAAAGGCTCTTGTCGGATAATGGTGAGTATCCGCGAGTTTTCAGCGGATCCTTTAGCCATCCGTATCTCGCGACCACACCACCGTGTTCTACGATGTTCACGCTGTCTTCTGGCGAAGTTTCGTGGCTGTACCTTGGAAATTAACCGTGATTTTCGTTTCTGAACAGGCTGGCGGAAAGGCGGGCAAGGACTCTGGTAAAGCGAAGGCGAAGGCGGTCTCTCGTTCGGCGAGGGCCGGCTTGCAGGTGAGTTTAGTGCACACTGCTCGACTAGTTCGGACACGTAGAATGTAGTCTCGTGAACGTTACTGCCCGACACCGGACCCGTACGCGATTATTTTCGTCGATTTTTAAAGTAAACAGGTTAAATCGTCATGGTTGGCGCGAAAAACTCAGGCGTTTTTCGATACTTAATGAATGATTCATTTTATTCACTTCACCGTGGTCCCCGGCGAAGTCGAATAGATTAAACTGGCTCGTTTAACATCGGTTTACATATGTCACGCCGTGCAATCGATGGAAATTTTGGGAAAGTCCATTATTTTTTGAATTGAAATTATAGTGGTTACGTCTACGTTCGCAAGTTTTCAAACGAGTCGGTTGAGTCTGTGTATGCTCCCCCTCCTCTTGTACCTTTCAATTCAGCCACTAATACGACTTTCATTGGAAACATTCTTTTTTAATAATTATCGAAAGTTGtttaatatacatatacatgtatatatccaACGGGAATATTGATAATCATTCACGTTTTAATCGCATTCTGTTAGTCATATCGGAATACGTTTAACTGACAGCGAACACAGTTTTGTCCCTGACTTATTATTTTTGTGTTCGATTACGATTATCTGTCATCGAAACTACGTTAACAACCATATTTCAATTATTTACGCCGCGTCGATGAACGAGCTTTCGCATTTATTACGGGTACGAACATTTTGAATTTGTCCATTCGCGTAGAAATTTATACATTTCCCTGTGCAAATGTTTACACTGTCATGTGGAAAAACAAACATCCGCCAAATGGATACCATCGTTGAGTAAACACATTGTAAATATTAAACGTAACATATTGCAAAAGAAGCCAGTGGCGGCTGTGTCGGGCAGTGAGTTAGTTAAAAATCTCCCTTAAACGGCTCTAATTCCCCAGCAACGCGCGAGTGTAATACATTACTGTTGAACGTAAATAAATAAGATAGAAGATGTTCTGGTAGCAGTGAATGACGAAACCGCGTACTAAGCTGGAAAGCTCGCGCAAAGCCAAATCATCGTGTGCCGCTCGATATTCGTTGCGTTAAAAGAGGACCGAGTTACGTGTACAGGACTCTTCCCGTGTATACACGAGGTTCGTTTTACTTTGCGAAGCGTCGTAGAGAGCGTAATTTTCGAAATACGCGTAGCAGGGGGGACGCTGGTATCATATGATATTACGAAAGATCGTGTCATTATTCGTCGCTCGATATTTCTTATATGAAAAGCTGCTGACGCTGAGCCGCGGGCTTATGCTATTCGAACGGACAATACGTACGGTGCATCCTAACCCGAAAATATTTACCTTGCCACGAAAGCAAAACTACATACTGTAGTAGAACCATTTTTA contains these protein-coding regions:
- the Sparc gene encoding secreted protein, acidic, cysteine-rich, which codes for MRTKLQLLLFALLLAALLVDASAQRRRKHRRRTTTTEATVQDEVMNMLEADEIAEKSAQDAEVTVKDGMNEVGSKRQSLLRMDPCIDKHCSAGRVCKVNDEDIAECVCVEVCDQEVDPRRKVCNNYNETFGSDCEVYQARCFCDTGDSRCRGSDYKHVHIEYYGECKQMPMCKEEDMADFPRRMRDWLFNIMRDLADRQELPSHYLKMQREAETNHTLRWTNAAIWKWCDLDGNPHDRAVSRHELFPIRAPLMALEHCIAPFLDSCDLNNDHKITLIEWGKCLELNEEDLDDKCDELAETANSDQ